The following are encoded in a window of Amaranthus tricolor cultivar Red isolate AtriRed21 chromosome 2, ASM2621246v1, whole genome shotgun sequence genomic DNA:
- the LOC130805726 gene encoding uncharacterized protein LOC130805726 has protein sequence MGQLLQLFSQLNTNKPPPPPSETSTSTTTISISPFSISEKLTHQNYTMWSRLMQLALSGRDWLNHIIADPPPQTDQEYGQWTRRDSVVISWIIKSIHPDLVNQFIDFPTAKTLWKGIETVYSSGSDGVNETFDKERRDLLLQDPLPTAEEAYAFIRREIMRRGIMKKEPSSELDSSGSGGVFAVRGRSEKSYRKNDERSHLQCTHCGGMRHTKSECFKLVGYPDWWPDTRKKGAKMAGQLSDQPRSGRAAVVSSTDTKSDKSMAAMVKYSKEDEGNREKQSQRKWEGENDPSNEGESDPSNEGYTATDTMSYDQNDFLNHVRPKKNLIKTANAEEIKVVGAGTITVSGNLTLNNCLFVPNLSHKLLSDVQTGKIIGRGIEKGGMYYLEETVQKGNAVLAHGSREKQLWTWHRRLGETTVKEVLISNYVYQLT, from the exons ATGGGGCAGTTATTGCAACTGTTCTCACAGTTAAACACCAATAAACCACCTCCACCACCATCCGAAACATCCACAAGCACCACCACAATTTCAATATCCCCATTCTCAATATCAGAAAAATTAACTCACCAGAATTACACCATGTGGTCCAGATTGATGCAATTAGCCTTAAGTGGTCGTGATTGGCTCAACCATATCATCGCTGACCCACCACCACAAACAGACCAAGAGTACGGCCAATGGACCAGGCGAGATTCAGTGGTTATCTCATGGATAATCAAAAGCATTCATCCGGATCTAGTCAACCAATTTATCGATTTCCCAACCGCAAAGACTCTTTGGAAGGGGATAGAAACAGTATACAGCAGTGGCAGTGACG GGGTAAACGAAACTTTCGACAAAGAGAGGAGGGACCTTCTCCTTCAAGATCCATTACCCACTGCAGAGGAAGCATATGCATTCATAAGGAGGGAGATAATGAGAAGGGGAATCATGAAAAAGGAGCCCTCATCAGAGTTAGATTCATCGGGCTCAGGGGGCGTGTTTGCTGTCAGAGGGAGATCGGAAAAATCTTACCGGAAAAATGACGAAAGGAGCCATCTTCAATGTACCCACTGTGGTGGGATGAGGCACACGAAAAGTGAGTGCTTCAAACTTGTTGGATACCCGGATTGGTGGCCAGACACGAGGAAGAAAGGGGCAAAAATGGCCGGCCAACTCTCCGATCAGCCAAGATCTGGAAGAGCAGCGGTCGTTTCAAGCACCGATACAAAATCAGACAAAAGCATGGCAGCCATGGTTAAATACTCAAAGGAAGATGAAGGTAACAGGGAAAAGCAAAGTCAGAGAAAGTGGGAAGGAGAAAATGACCCTTCAAATGAAGGAGAAAGTGACCCTTCAAATGAAGGGTACACGG CTACGGACACAATGTCTTATgatcaaaatgattttttaaacCATGTCCGACCGAAAAAGAATCTCATTAAAACTGCTAATGCGGAAGAAATTAAAGTCGTGGGTGCTGGAACTATTACTGTGTCAGGAAATTTAACCTTGAATAATTGTCTTTTTGTTCCTAATCTCTCACATAAACTGTTGTCC GATGTTCAGACAGGCAAAATTATTGGACGTGGTATTGAAAAAGGTGGTATGTACTACTTGGAAGAGACGGTTCAAAAAGGCAACGCAGTTCTTGCTCACGGGTCACGGGAGAAACAACTGTGGACTTGGCATCGTAGACTTGGAGAAACAACG GTGAAGGAAGTTTTGATTTCGAATTATGTTTACCAATTGACTTAA